The following proteins are encoded in a genomic region of Zea mays cultivar B73 chromosome 9, Zm-B73-REFERENCE-NAM-5.0, whole genome shotgun sequence:
- the LOC100284116 gene encoding senescence-associated protein, whose product MAVAVPMKLWRVETRGKAAAAGPDDPLRVLVTVTVLGSAGPLRFIVLEGDTVAALIRGALRCYAREGRMPLLGTDPAGFVLSTANGGSGALGEDERISFNGCRNFLLWQKAAAQGAAANHAGSDALTATLSPGRKGSGGFKATDPSPGRKGGGGWKAGLNKFLLSFSIKV is encoded by the exons ATGGCCGTCGCGGTGCCGATGAAGCTCTGGAGGGTGGAGACCCGCGGCAAggccgccgccgcggggcccgACGACCCCCTGCGCGTCCTGGTGACGGTGACCGTCCTCGGGAGCGCCGGCCCGTTGCGCTTCATCGTCCTCGAGGGCGACACGGTCGCCGCGCTCATCCGCGGCGCGCTTCGCTGCTACGCCCGCGAGGGCCGCATGCCGCTGCTCGGCACCGACCCTGCCGGCTTCGTCCTCTCCACCGCCAACGGCGGATCCGGCG cactcGGAGAAGACGAGAGGATCAGCTTCAACGGGTGCCGGAACTTCCTGCTTTGGCAGAAGGCTGCGGCTCAGGGTGCCGCCGCCAACCACGCCGGGTCCGATGCTCTGACGGCAACCCTGAGCCCCGGCAGGAAGGGCAGCGGTGGATTCAAGGCTACTGATCCGAGCCCTGGCAGGaaaggcggcggcggctggaaggCTGGACTGAACAAGTT